In Armatimonadota bacterium, the DNA window GATGACGAGGACCGCGTCGAATCTGCCGAAGACGTTGTGCGCTTGAATTACTCCGGGAAGGGTTCTCATGGAAACTATCTGATGCGAGGTGCCAGGCTCAGTTCTCACCAGAACGTAGGCGAATACCTTCGTCATTTCCTGTTCCCGCTGAACATCACGATGCAGGTCTCGGTCCTAACCACGTTCGGAATTTTCTCGATCACCTTGTAGAGCACCTGTGAAAGCATCTCAAGTGTTTCAACTTCGAGGGTAATGATTGCGTCGTAACGGCCAAAGACGGAGTCGGCAGCCACGACTCCTTTAACCTCGGAAGCCTTCTTCAGGAAATTGACAATTTCCTCGG includes these proteins:
- a CDS encoding Lrp/AsnC ligand binding domain-containing protein — encoded protein: MTGLLKAYVLVSAKPGTSEEIVNFLKKASEVKGVVAADSVFGRYDAIITLEVETLEMLSQVLYKVIEKIPNVVRTETCIVMFSGNRK